CCTGACGATCTGGCTCGTCCTGATGCTGGCACCGCCACTCGTGCAGTGGCTGTTGGTCAAGGCCAGCTTCCAGGCCCCCGACGCACAGGCCTGCAGGGACGCAGGCGGGGCTTGCTGGGCTTTCATCCGGGAGAAGTATCGGTTGATTCTCTTTGGTACCTACCCGCACGCCGAGCAATGGCGCCCATTGCTCGCCACGGCGCTGCTCGTGGCGTCGATCGTCTGGACCGCCGCGCGCCGGCTGGCCGGTCTCCAGATTGTCGGGTTGTGGGTGTTCACGATCGGTGCGGTGGCGACCTTGATGTGGGGCGGATTCCTGGGCCTGGCCTTTGTTGAGAACACGCGCTGGGGCGGCCTGCCCCTGACGCTGATCCTGTCGACGTTCGGAATCGCATTTGCCTTTCCCATCGGCATCCTGCTCGCCCTGGGACGCCGCTCCCGGATGCCGGCGATCAAGGCAATGTGCGTTGCATACATCGAGCTGATACGCGGCGTGCCCCTGATCAGCCTGCTGTTCATGTCGTCGGTGATGCTGCCCTTGTTCTTGCCTGAGGGCTTCGCCATCGACAAGCTGTTGAGGGCACAGCTGGCGATCATCTTCTTTGCCGCTGCCTACATCGCGGAAATTGTCCGTGGCGGACTCCAGGCCATTCCGAAGGGCCAGTACGAGGGCGCCGAGTCCATCGGATTGAGCTACTGGCAGCAGACGGGGAAGATCGTGCTGCCCCAGGCCCTCAAGGTGGTGATCCCACCGCTGGTGAGCACCTTCATCGCGCTTTTCAAGGACACCTCGCTCGTCGTGATCATCGGAATCTTCGACCTCACGCAAGCAGCGAAAGCGGCTCTGTCGGACCCGGCTTGGACCGGCTTCGGTGTCGAGGCGTACCTGTTCATCGGCCTGATCTATTTCATCTTCTGCTATTCCATATCGAGGTACAGCCGGTCCCTCGAACGGAATCTGAAGCGCTAACCTGCCAGGGGAATATCAATGAGCGAAGTCATCGTCAGTCTGCAGAAGGTCAACAAATGGTATGGGGACTTTCATGTCCTGCAAGACATCGATCTGAACGTGCAGAGGGGGGAGCGGATCGTGATCTGCGGACCTTCCGGGTCGGGCAAGTCCACGATGATCCGCTGCATCAACCGACTCGAAGAACATCAGTCGGGGCGCATCGAGGTGAATGGCGTCGAGCTGATCCACGACCTGAAGCGTATCGACGCCGTCAGGAGGGAGGTGGGCATGGTGTTCCAGCACTTCAACCTGTTTCCTCACCTCACCGTGCTGGAGAACCTCACGCTGGGGCCGACCTGGGTCCTCAAGAAACCGCTGGCCGAAGCGCAGGCGGTCGCAATGAACTACCTGGAGCGGGTTCGTATTCCCGACCAGGCGCACAAGTACCCCGGCCAGCTGTCCGGCGGGCAGCAGCAGCGTGTTGCGATAGCGAGGTCGCTGTGCATGTCGCCCAAGGTCATGCTGTTCGACGAGCCCACTTCGGCGCTTGACCCGGAGATGGTCAAGGAAGTGCTCGACGTCATGGTGAGCCTGGCCGAGGAAACGAAGATGACCATGCTCTGCGTGACGCACGAGATGGGCTTCGCCCGCAAGGTGGCGGACCGGGTCATCTTCATGGACCGCGGGGAGATCGTCGAAGAGAACGTTCCCGAGCTGTTCTTCGGCAAGCCGCGGACAGATCGCGCCCGCCAGTTCCTGAACCAGATCGTCCACTAGGCGCTGCCGCCGCCTCCAGCAAGCCGGTTTGTTTTTATCGACGGATTCAAGAATGAAAGATGTAAGCATGAAAGAGGATTCGCAAGGCCTCGGGTTCCAGACCCGCGCGCTGCACCATGGCCACGACAGATCCGATCCCTATGGCGCCGTCTCTCCGCCGATCTACATGACGTCCACCTTCGCCTTCGACAACACGGCGGAGGCGGCAGCGGTGTTCTCCGGAGAAAGCGACCGGTACGTCTACGGCCGGCAGCACAACCCCACACAGCACCTCCTGGAGACGAGGCTCGCAGAGCTCGAAGGTGCCGAGGCCGCGCTGGCCACCGGCTCCGGCATGGGGGCCATCTGCTCCACCTTGCTCACGCTTCTTTCGGCCGACGACGAGTTGATCGTGCATCACACGATGTACTCGACGGCGACCTCGTTGGTCGACGAGGGCTTGCCGCGCTTTGGGGTGAAGGTCACCAAGGTCGATCTCACCAAACCCGGGAACCTCGAGGAGGCCTTGTCCGATCGCACGCGGATCGTGTACTTTGAAACGCCTGTGAACCCGACGGCTCAGCTCTTGAACATCAAGGCGCTGGCCGACGTGGCACACAGCCGTCCCGGCGTCCGGGTGCTCGTGGATTCGACCTTCGGCTCGCCCGCGCTGCAGCGGCCGATCGAGCACGGTGCCGACCTCGTGGTGCACTCCATGACGAAGTACATCAACGGGCACGGCGATCTGCTCGCCGGAGTCGTGCTCGGCGATCTGCCCACGATCCAGCGCATCAGGTCGGCAGGCCTCAAGTACATGACTGGCGCGACGCTCTCGCCCATGCTGTGCTTCCTGGTCCTGCGCGGACTGAAGACGCTGACGCTGCGAATGCGCCAGCACAGCGAGAGCGCATTGAAGGTCGCCCGCATGCTGGAAGCCCACCCGGCGGTCAAGCTCGTGCGGTATGCCTATCTCGAAGGCAGCCCGGATCGGCCGCTCGGCCTCTCGCAGAT
The Variovorax sp. OAS795 genome window above contains:
- a CDS encoding amino acid ABC transporter permease yields the protein MSTTTHTDQPVLLAPPRVRAKLATRLRQCLFQSPASAVLTILTIWLVLMLAPPLVQWLLVKASFQAPDAQACRDAGGACWAFIREKYRLILFGTYPHAEQWRPLLATALLVASIVWTAARRLAGLQIVGLWVFTIGAVATLMWGGFLGLAFVENTRWGGLPLTLILSTFGIAFAFPIGILLALGRRSRMPAIKAMCVAYIELIRGVPLISLLFMSSVMLPLFLPEGFAIDKLLRAQLAIIFFAAAYIAEIVRGGLQAIPKGQYEGAESIGLSYWQQTGKIVLPQALKVVIPPLVSTFIALFKDTSLVVIIGIFDLTQAAKAALSDPAWTGFGVEAYLFIGLIYFIFCYSISRYSRSLERNLKR
- a CDS encoding amino acid ABC transporter ATP-binding protein produces the protein MSEVIVSLQKVNKWYGDFHVLQDIDLNVQRGERIVICGPSGSGKSTMIRCINRLEEHQSGRIEVNGVELIHDLKRIDAVRREVGMVFQHFNLFPHLTVLENLTLGPTWVLKKPLAEAQAVAMNYLERVRIPDQAHKYPGQLSGGQQQRVAIARSLCMSPKVMLFDEPTSALDPEMVKEVLDVMVSLAEETKMTMLCVTHEMGFARKVADRVIFMDRGEIVEENVPELFFGKPRTDRARQFLNQIVH
- a CDS encoding aminotransferase class I/II-fold pyridoxal phosphate-dependent enzyme, which produces MKEDSQGLGFQTRALHHGHDRSDPYGAVSPPIYMTSTFAFDNTAEAAAVFSGESDRYVYGRQHNPTQHLLETRLAELEGAEAALATGSGMGAICSTLLTLLSADDELIVHHTMYSTATSLVDEGLPRFGVKVTKVDLTKPGNLEEALSDRTRIVYFETPVNPTAQLLNIKALADVAHSRPGVRVLVDSTFGSPALQRPIEHGADLVVHSMTKYINGHGDLLAGVVLGDLPTIQRIRSAGLKYMTGATLSPMLCFLVLRGLKTLTLRMRQHSESALKVARMLEAHPAVKLVRYAYLEGSPDRPLGLSQMSAGGGMLSFELHTGGDGAIAMIDRLQLISRAISLGDTETLITHPGTLILARRKVEPAARLSAGRDDGPHPLVCRVGRCG